Genomic window (Gasterosteus aculeatus chromosome 13, fGasAcu3.hap1.1, whole genome shotgun sequence):
cGGTGTTCCTACAATGATTACATAGAGGAGCACACAATAATAGTGGATCAAAAGAGgggttttttaaatgcaaattatGTTTgacacaagaaaagaaaaatggaagcaAATTGACATTCTGCTTTGGGGCAAACATGCTGCAGTTTCAGAGGATGACGACGGGCAGATAACAGAAAGCCgaggggggggctctgcatGTCTGTGCACATTTAGTCCAGCTGATAGGCAGCGGCAGAGCAGAAGGATATTCTGAGCCGCAGCACATGCTGCCTGGTAGAATGCAGAACGTGCAAAGACTGAAACCAAAAGCTGGTTTTGAGAAGAATCTGGCTTGTGACCAATGACCACTTTAATCGTCACTTTTAGGGATCAAACGGTTTGTTTATGATGGACTCATCaaaagctttgtgttttttaagaagTAGATGACGGTTGGTCAGGAATGGCCGTTTGTCACCGCAGGATGAAACCTGCACAGTATTAAAAGGGGAGCTGGTCCAAGGacttaaaacaaataatcttcatttatttatctttggcAGCAAGTATCGAAGTAAGCAGAACATGTGTGAGGGCTGCTTTTGTATGCGTGCTTTTATCATGAACACACAGAAAAGGACTGACCTTATTGATGTTATAGAGTGGTTTAGTTACAGTCATGTTGAATTAAACATACGGAGCCGTTTTACACAGCCAAAATTAAATCTCCTAAAAGCAAATGTCCTGCATAGAAAAAGTCCATAAATTAGAAGAGGAGGGAGCCAAGGCTCTGCTCAGCGGCCTGCGGCGCTTCTGTGTTGCTCAGAGTAACGCCGACCCCAAAAACTACAGGAGGTGacgtgaggagggggggaggttttAATAGGGGAGAGAGACCACATCTTTTTCTAACTAGCAGCAGCAATGAACTGCACACTTTCCATGTGCTATGAGAGGCGAATGGTTCTGAtcaagaggagaggggggggggaccaataaaggaagaaagaaagaaatacttgGGTGCTTTCCGGCTATGATTCACAACTGGGCGTGAAGGacacttacacacacgcacggcccCAATGACGTTTTTCTTGGGGAAGGGGACCCAATGACGTTTTTCTTGGGGAAGCGGACCCAATGACGTTTTTCTTGGGGAAGGGGACCCAATGACGTTTTTCTTGGAGAAGAGGACCCAATGACGTTTTTCTTGGGGAAGAGGACCCAATGACGTTTTTCTTGGGGAAGGGGACCCAATGACGTTTTTCTTGGGGAAGGGGACCCAATGACGTTTTTCTTGGGGAAGGGGACCCAATGACGTTTTTCTTGGGGAAGGGGACCCAATGACGTTTTTCTTGGGGAAGGGGACCCAATGACGTTTTTCTTGGAGAAGAGGACCCAATGACGTTTTTCTTGGGGAAGCGGAAGGTCgtgaagaagaggggggggggggggggtgaaaccgTCCATCCTGTACGAAGAAAACGCCTTCCCACGTGACGCTCATGTGTCTCTCATGGTGTCGAATTCACTTGAATCCAAACAGGATTCTCACAGACAATGCTAGACTTGtaacccccccttccctccccagcCTGAAATGTCAAGTAACAACTGTAACTGTGCAGCGGTAACCTTCCATATTTAGCTCTCCTGGCAGCACGGATCGTGGCTCACTGtcgagtgtgtttttgttcaccaCCTCGGCTGCCACACTGTAGCAAACACATGAGGCAGGATGGCAGCCAGCTGGCATCTGGCCATCAGGGGCAACTTTGAACGTGTTGCATTCTCAGGAACAAGTAGACATTCAGGTTAATACAGATACTCGGTGAGAAGCAAGAGTATTACCTTATCGGAGTATAAGGTCTAACGTTTAGGGTTCCAAAAGGGCGGAAAGTTTCCGGTAAATTTTCGGAAAGTTTCCACGGGAATTTTGGCTCTGGaatttggaaaaacaaaaaaaaatgtgtcaaagttTTGTCAAAAGCATATAACAAGGGAACTTAAATGTACCCTGGATGCAGCTGGATGGGAACATTGTCTGCCAGAAACATACATATAAACATAAAAcgttctgttgtttttgaacGTCTTTGCAAATTACATCAACCATAATTGCTGGTTACAATGATGGCGTTATCGGATAGAACCGTGTCTATTCCTTTTGAAATATCTAAGCAAAGAACGCAGAAAGatgtacatttaatacaaaaaatggCCATCAAGCAGATGATTTCGTGGTATCTTATAAGAGTGGAAGAGACAGAATTACGGATTTTCAACAgtccttctttctcttctttaagAGAAGCAAAGGAGTAAGACAGCATTTTCGAACACACCGGACAGAATGACAGATTACAACtcccattcatttcaatggccaatgctatgctatgctagcTACTTCGGgtaaggaagggggaggagcttcATTCAAGTGTAGCTACTGACATAATCGCCATGGATACAGGAAAGCCTAAAGCTAAACGGAagacctgagtgtgtgtgtgtgtgtgtgtgtgtgtgtgttagttattTTACCGCCACCTTGCTCTCCTGTTTTTTccacaaaatgttaaaaaagtcaaaaacgTCTATTGTAAAAGTtgtattagaaatgtttgcatgcatgtctgcttaTGACAAGGTAAATACACTTAAATTACCCCAAATTTCCAGTTTATTCCCGTTAATTCCTGTATATTCCCGTGGAAAGTGTCCAACCCTACTAAGGTTAGACCGTCTTATGATGGACAATATTGTGATATTGGGCTAAATTGAATTGGCTTGTATCACAGGTGAGATGTTATGAAAGAACGTCAGAAAATCAACACTTTCCACCAACCACATTCATGCTCAGCTTGGATCGGGTCAGTTACACGTTAGCGCACCCCAGTACAGAATCAGACGCACACTAAAAATAGCAAACAAACTGAACGTGTCTGCACCACGAGAGAAGTAAAGCTCCAGCTGAGTAAAGGCGCAATGCAACAAATCTAAAGAGTCACATAGAGGATCATCAAACGCGGGATCGAATGCAATGACAGGTTTAAAACAGCATCTCCTAAACGGATCGTTTTAAAAAAGGCTCGTTTCTTTCAAACTTCATGCAACAGTTAGTTAGCAGGTTAATCATTGCGCAGTGCTCCGGTGACTCCAACAAACTCTCAGCTCGCTGGTTTGCACCCGCAGCGGGCTGcaggaaaacttttttttgttgttgcaacgGCAAAGTTGTTTCAGCAACGTTTCTATATGTGAAACGAGATGAAAGGCTAAACCACGAAAGGCCAAATGAAACTTACCTCGCTAAAACGGAGGCCTCCGACTGCTCCTTAGATTAAGCTGCAAAGTTGCTTGAGCGGCAGCTCCATCGCGATGCTGCTGCGCGTCACGCCGGCAGCATTGTGCTCGTGTTTCCGGTCCCGGACCTTCAAATCCAAAGCCTGTGACGATCGAATTAATATGCGCGACCTCAAAGTGTAATACGTAAAGCGGACAGGTGACATGGAAAGAGACTAGTTGTGTCGTTTTTGTTATGGCAGTACCAATTGGCCGAATATTCTGATCTACGTGATACAATGACGAAGGCAAACACATGTTAATGTGAGTGCTAAAAGATAATTttacataaaatacaaaatcatccaacaaaataaactataaaTTGTAATACATCttattatagatattgttttcctttcttcacaatgttttatttgataTGTCAGCCATACAATCAATCACTTCTGActgaaaatactttattttgaagttcAAATCCTGCAGCTTCTGGTATTCATCTGTTTTAGTTTTCTGTAGCTTTGACACGTCTCCGCCGGCTCTGACGTCACTTCTTAATTGCATTCAGGCATCTTGGGGAGATCAAATAATAACAGACTTGCACACGAAAAGAGAAACTCACAGTTAGATTGcagatttaaaataaagcaaaagcAGTTTGTTACGGCCTGTTTGTTTATTAGGCCTCCATTCAACAGCAGTGGCATCACTGAacttatatatttaaaaatatgtacTAGTTGTACATAAATGTCAGAGCTAAACACAACAGGCAGCATCATTAATTCATCAAACACAATCTGCAGATACTGATAGTTAAAATGATTTTGTCTAAAAATACAATGAATTCTTGatggaaataaatcatttatgaGGACTGAACCTGAAAAAGATGAAGTATGGACTTTTTTCAGTCATCAGAAATCCTCCCAGTTTGTGCTCAGCTCCATTGAGCCCTCCAGGCACGACTGACCAAAGAACCCTTAACCCCCAAggcaatataaaaataataaaacagatctACTCACTGCAACAACGGCAATAAGTCAACCTGAACGTGTCTTACTTTGGGAATAACTGGAGGGTTTAATGTGCCTTTACAGAGTTCATCCCAGTTTAATCCTTCAGACCGTCCGTGTACAAAACGGAGTATCACACCCTATAAAACCACGTTTCCAAGCAGTGGCCTCTGTCATTTTCTCCAATCTACTGAATCTCTCGTCTTACTTGTGCTTCTGCATGTCCTTGGCCCCATTTCTCTAACCCAGTTTCTCTGAGGGGTTGGTCCCTGGCAATGGAGAGCAAACaagaacacacaaataaaaatgcatgaaTGACTTCTCAGATTGAGAGGGGATGTTACACCGCAGGTCGCCTCAACACACCTGTGATGTTGCTTagattgtttgtttggaaaataaaaaagcccTGTAACATACACAATGGTGAAATGGAAGACGTTTTCAGTATTTGTCAGAAAGAGCACTATAAAATGACTGTCAATAGCTTTTCACATTATAACTCATGGTGTCTAGTAGGGAACATTTACAACACCTTCCCAGTTTCTCGAATAGACTGGGGGCACTTTCAATGAGGTTTTTGGGAAAGTCGATCTGATCGATCCCACGAATGGTTGCAGTGAAAATCTTTATTGGGTCATTGTCGATGAATAGGAGCCTGCAGAGGTAACCAAGAACCTGTATTCTTCAATATACTGCTGGAAAAATGAGCTTAACAAAAAGTGCTGCAGAAAACTGGGCAACCACTCAGACATGAAAACACCAAGTGACCAGAAGTCCGCTGATCCACTATGGCCTTTGTTCAAAAGGATTTCAGGTGTGGAAATGTGCCTATGAGTTAACTTGAAGTAAAACCAATAGTACTGTGatttcatactgaaaatcagaATTTAAGTTTGCAGCCAATTGCAGTGCCAGTTTTGCATAATGGTGCTCAGTGTAATGGGAAAAATGTATGTAActcttcaaaatgtttcattgaacgAACAAGGTTATAATCTTCCACAACATCATTGAGAACAACATTTTCAGACTTGACATCTCCATAGATGACACCTTGACAGTGAAGAAAGGTCAAGGCCTCAACAACACAAGCTGTGTACAGTCTGGTGCTGCATTCATCCAGATATCCCCTAAAGCAGAGCGGTATGCAGAAGCAGTGCTTTAAGCACATagcaaacaaaacatgtaaaGTAGGAAGACGTAACACATCAAATCTTGTCCAGTCTTCATATTGCATTGTGATGAAAACGACAGGACTATGAATATTTTATCAATATAAACACTTACTTAACTTTAGACTATATAAATCCCCACCAAGACATTCCTCTGTCAAAATTCTCTAAAGACTTTATGCAGCCTGCAATCAATGCAAAAATACAAGTATGTAAATGATCATAATGCAATCAAAACAATCCTAAATCGATAACTGTTGAATAACAGACACCTGGCTATGAATGGACAATGAGCCTCCGTTAGGGTGCGCTCTTCTCTCAGGATGTGCTGTTGTTGGATGTTGCTGAGGATCAGCTTGTTCTTAAGGACCCTCGTGGCATAAAGACACTTGATGTTGCTCTTTACTTGCACCTGACAGAGGAGGGAAATCAATAGATTACATTATAGAAACATGGAATCCGGGAGAGGAAGCTGCAGGTCGGCtgtgtgtccttatgtgtgtgagCTGCTATGAGATCGACCCTCACCAGGTCTACGTGACCAAACTCCCCAACGGCGACAGTGCAAATAATCTGGAAATCACTTATGGTGGGAGATGAGAAGAGATCAGCATCCCTTTCAGAcctgtttacaagcaaaagacaGCTGAACCTTTATTCTATAGGTGcacattacatgtaattatCATAGAAAGTAGTATTGTAGCCTCTGCTCCTCACTCGATTTTGGATTCGGGGCGATGCCGCACCTCACGACTGCTGTCAAATACCAATCCATCAATGACGTCCCTGAAGGCCCTGAAACACAGAAGCACATGAACATTCTCTGGCGAAGCACATCAGTTCATGACCAACTTGTAGTACAGTGTAGCAACTGATATTGATAATACAGGTTTGGCTATTTTTCTTATTCTTGACTTACTTAGGAGATATCCTTTAGAATGTTTTTCTGGTTTGATCCAACCAATCATTGTTTTCAGAAACATAAGACGGCATTGAAGTACGTTGCCCTTTTTGTAAGGAGCTTGGAGAAACTCTTGCCCATAACTACGGTGGAGTAAATCTTCATAATTAATTTCTGATCACTCCCTTAATTGATAAAACGggtaattatttattatttggaaaAATGTATCATACTTGTTTTTGTATTACAACCATTGGTCCCTCTGGCTGTAAGTTGTATTCAGAAGGCATTTGTAAACTTTGATTCAATAaagttggtaaaaaaaaatatatatatatatatatttattatttaaaaaaatatgtatatactgtatatatatatattttttttttttaacataaaaaacactattgttttgttgttgttaacacAAAATAGTGATTTAACTTCCCAATCAGCAATACCATTCACGCTCTGAACATCCAACATCCAAGAAAAATGATaataatgcaaaaagaaaattataTCAGGATGAGATAAAAGTCCATTTTCACCATTATGTGCTTTCGTACCATTTCCATAATGTCCTCTGAAAGTACATTATTTTCTCCTTACCCCGAAAGAGCTTCCTCTCCAAACCGCTGTCTCTCAGAGAGCTCACAGAGAACAATCTGCTGTGCGTGGCCTGGCTTCCTCTCTGTCACTTTCACCTGGCACGCACAAAAGAGAGAGGCAGTGAATAGTGCTGGAGAGCAGCGCACAAAGGACCAAAGTCTATTACCACCATTATAATAAAATTCCTAAAGCTGCCTTGACATTTCGTCCTCCACAGTCTGAATCGTTTCATGCTACTTTACCTGGCCTTTGCTTAGGATGTAAAACTTGTCTCCTGTGGCTCCTTGTCGAAGGATGTCGTCACCTCCAGTGTAGCGTGTCTGTGGAATTTGATTAAAGACAGACGAGCAAAGTGTAAGAACTATTTTAaataagcagaaaaaaaacagcaataaaaaagaacaacaatatattaaataaatagttgAGGCCCAGTAAAAATCCACGACTAATTATGATTCCACCCCAGCACCTGTCtgtaaaatatcaaatatttaaaaaagaatatcaATAAATATCATGTTTACACGCGGTGCGCACACAAAACCAGCTGGATTCTGTTTGAATAATGAGGGGTGGCTACACAAAAAGCTAATCTGTACCTGCTTCATGAGAGCAGACGCTTTCATGATGACATGGTCGGGCAGAGACTGGAGGAAGGGGATGCTGCAGACACAATGACAGGCTTTAAAatggctttcatttttttcctaaGAAACATTTCATAGGAATGGTGATATTTTGGTCGGTGTTAAAGGCCCAAATGCAGCACGGTGCCGACTGATAAACAACATGACCATGGTGATATCGTGCTGCAGCTTCCCGGCGCGCTCTGTGACAAATGAGGTGTATTGGTCCAATGTTCACCTGGTAAGCAGCTCCATTGAATGAGGAGGGCGCTTGAGACCACTCTCCCTGAGAATAGTCTGGGACTGACTCCTGCGGTCAATAACTCCCAGCTTGCTGTCCGTTTGAGCTGCGGTTCAACAGACACAGGAACGGTTGTTCTTATGGCGACACTGGAGCTCAGGTGGAAACACAATCATGAAGGTCTATTGAAACAGTCCTGCAGTTACAGGCTACGGGGGCTCCGATTTCTCCTTTGGTCCTTcaacaggtcttttttttttaaatgacgatTGGATCAAACTCTGAGACATGAGAGAACAAAGGCACGATAGACCACTAGTGTCATCTTTAAGGGAAACTTATTAAACGGCTTGGATGGAGCATTGTTTTGAAAGTAAAAGAGAGAACAAAGCTCTTACTCTTTGCTCTTCTCATAGCTTTTGTGTGAAACCATGGTGAGAGTCACTGGGT
Coding sequences:
- the prkg1l gene encoding cGMP-dependent protein kinase 1 isoform X2, with translation MRRAKTQTDSKLGVIDRRSQSQTILRESGLKRPPHSMELLTSIPFLQSLPDHVIMKASALMKQTRYTGGDDILRQGATGDKFYILSKGQVKVTERKPGHAQQIVLCELSERQRFGEEALSGAFRDVIDGLVFDSSREVRHRPESKIESERDADLFSSPTISDFQIICTVAVGEFGHVDLVQVKSNIKCLYATRVLKNKLILSNIQQQHILREERTLTEAHCPFIARDQPLRETGLEKWGQGHAEAQSVII
- the prkg1l gene encoding cGMP-dependent protein kinase 1 isoform X1, which encodes MRRAKTQTDSKLGVIDRRSQSQTILRESGLKRPPHSMELLTSIPFLQSLPDHVIMKASALMKQTRYTGGDDILRQGATGDKFYILSKGQVKVTERKPGHAQQIVLCELSERQRFGEEALSGAFRDVIDGLVFDSSREVRHRPESKIESERDADLFSSPTISDFQIICTVAVGEFGHVDLVQVKSNIKCLYATRVLKNKLILSNIQQQHILREERTLTEAHCPFIARDQPLRETGLEKWGQGHAEAQVRREIQ
- the prkg1l gene encoding cGMP-dependent protein kinase 1 isoform X3, giving the protein MRRAKTQTDSKLGVIDRRSQSQTILRESGLKRPPHSMELLTSIPFLQSLPDHVIMKASALMKQTRYTGGDDILRQGATGDKFYILSKGQVKVTERKPGHAQQIVLCELSERQRFGEEALSGAFRDVIDGLVFDSSREVRHRPESKIESERDADLFSSPTISDFQIICTVAVGEFGHVDLVQVKSNIKCLYATRVLKNKLILSNIQQQHILREERTLTEAHCPFIARLHKVFREF